Proteins from one Plasmodium cynomolgi strain B DNA, chromosome 10, whole genome shotgun sequence genomic window:
- a CDS encoding hypothetical protein (putative), giving the protein MNDIKRLDETGEKDNSDEDKISLDELSVCSPSKLHKQTDLTEDEEEEQEKLIHSKLYESMNNGNSSIQKKDTHWFDDVDDSDDGNEGDSDENEKGNSAQFVNKFPNLLLIGGDGEGPEVKSIRDDGSHNGGDTPSNSNYNENAQGNPRDSLRSNLLDNPLDNPRDNPVSSAHGDLLDNSNHREKQPPPSKNYLNCSGESEKIEKSADQTYTGGRKNNPFWNETGKGTPSEITVKGHTHTNQHTGKNELEKWRKYVSSDEERDKGQAGQTIVSETNERLAEVPRGEDIKDTMSNNNGYSDESGSYIGVRLSAMSPTPLGHEPIHRVIDPQASQHSDYAKSEKETSRQLGGSPAGKTSGHYSKNIDEQGLFYSAPLLHSSKVNSDVEDNPPPLRELSADGWISSRVGISDREREKHFHGGGFTNNMTRIISRIEESVQEKKTKKGRSGSEGRSGSEGRSGSEGRSGSEGRSGSEGRSGEGRSGEGRSGGDDRDNRDDCGSRHNASVAEQDGQADTVTPVSNCNTNPECPPIRMTFTDTPKVKRSTNPKYTLRKYGSHSYPNQVRSPPRGAHNDMGGPLNKKPLSSSHVYGGDTNEEEDRCVQMYRCQNRPSEQNQGESAPEGTHEERDPHSDETLRHAYRVGANSLKAAGNAEGGGISDDLFNRPKANSTAPVNDALRERSKPSSLTRVSRVSQSSVSPSRTSQSSVSPSRVRTKGVEEHRPFMDDTHFHVNPIKINDANLEKCFHAIKDLCNIEDGKRVNSPARIPQVPITEDSFLNKKFNEVAERRGIKNWGIDCDNKILYSTLKEWVWNETRGEKKFVNFKQLHKYVLQQNSLVRYIWIGDTGDMDKQAGEMMIRTYPQRMKAVFLHHVKGKDDNTLLPSDYFIKSVPIFFFRTYIGAATKAHAYNLIDKKGLTRVLVQAVLDLEKSRAPASSSKWEDLIKDIILSDAMDELDKYNAETVNRTKKIIAQRMREISERKLHFIS; this is encoded by the exons ATGAATGACATAAAAAGGCTGGACGAAACAGGAGAGAAGGATAATTCAGATGAAGACAAAATAAGCCTCGATGAGTTGAGTGTGTGTTCGCCAAGTAAGTTACACAAACAGACCGACTTGACagaggatgaggaggaagaacaggAGAAACTCATCCACTCGAAGCTCTACGAAAGTATGAATAATGGAAATAGTAGCATTCAGAAGAAGGACACACATTGGTTTGATGACGTCGATGATAGTGACGATGGGAACGAAGGTGACAGTgatgaaaacgaaaagggcAACTCTGCTCAATTTGTGAATAAATTTCCAAACTTGCTCCTAATTGGGGGTGACGGCGAGGGGCCAGAAGTAAAGTCCATTCGCGATGATGGCAGCCACAACGGTGGGGACACCCCCAGCAACAGTAACTACAATGAAAACGCGCAAGGTAATCCGCGTGACAGTTTGCGAAGCAATCTGCTTGACAATCCGCTTGACAACCCGCGTGACAACCCCGTCAGCAGCGCTCACGGTGACCTCCTAGATAATTCCAACCACAGAGAAAAGCAACCGCCACCGTCAAAAAATTacctgaactgttcaggcgaaagtgaaaaaattgaaaaatcaGCCGATCAAACCTACACAGGTGGAAGGAAGAATAACCCATTTTGGAATGAAACCGGGAAGGGTACCCCCTCCGAAATTACAGTAAAGGGACACACACATACGAATCAACATACAGGAAAGAacgaattggaaaaatggaggaaataTGTATCCTCTGATGAGGAAAGAGACAAGGGACAAGCTGGTCAAACCATCGTCAGTGAGACAAACGAACGTTTAGCAGAAGTGCCCAGGGGGGAAGACATAAAGGATACAATGTCCAATAATAATGGCTACAGTGATGAAAGCGGTAGCTATATCGGTGTCCGCCTCTCTGCGATGTCACCCACTCCCCTCGGACATGAACCGATACACAGGGTGATTGACCCCCAAGCCAGCCAGCACAGTGATTATGCAAAGAGCGAAAAAGAGACGAGTCGTCAATTGGGTGGAAGCCCCGCTGGAAAGACAAGCGGACACTACAGTAAGAACATAGATGAACAGGGCCTATTTTATTCTGCGCCGTTGCTTCACTCCAGCAAGGTGAACAGTGATGTTGAGGACAACCCTCCTCCTTTACGAGAGTTATCTGCAGATGGTTGGATCTCCTCAAGAGTCGGCATTTCCGAtagggagagggagaagcactTCCACGGGGGGGGCTTTACCAACAACATGACGAGGATTATTAGTCGGATAGAGGAGTCTGTTCAGGAGAAGAagaccaaaaaggggagaagcggtaGTGAAGGGAGGAGCGGCAGTGAAGGGAGAAGCGGTAGTGAAGGGAGAAGCGGTAGTGAAGGGAGAAGCGGTAGTGAAgggagaagcggtgaaggaagaagcggtgaaggaagaagcggtgGTGATGACCGCGATAACCGCGATGACTGTGGTAGCCGCCACAACGCCTCTGTGGCAGAACAGGACGGGCAGGCCGACACGGTCACCCCGGTGAGTAACTGCAACACGAACCCCGAGTGTCCACCCATCCGCATGACCTTTACAGATACGCCCAAAGTGAAGAGAAGCACCAACCCTAAGTACACACTTAGGAAGTACGGATCCCACAGTTATCCAAACCAAGTGAGATCGCCACCCAGGGGGGCACACAACGACATGGGGGGTCCACTAAATAAGAAGCCCCTCAGCAGTAGCCATGTGTATGGTGGAGATACGAACGAGGAAGAAGATCGGTGTGTGCAGATGTACCGTTGTCAGAACAGACCGAGTGAGCAGAATCAAGGGGAGAGTGCACCCGAAGGAACGCATGAGGAAAGGGACCCCCACAGTGACGAGACGCTCCGACATGCCTATCGAGTCGGTGCAAACAGTTTGAAAGCAGCGGGGAACGCCGAGGGTGGCGGCATAAGTGATGACCTGTTCAACCGCCCCAAGGCGAACTCCACTGCGCCAGTAAACGATGCACTCAGGGAGAGAAGCAAACCGAGTTCTCTCACCCGCGTGAGTAGGGTGTCCCAGAGTAGTGTATCCCCGAGTAGGACGTCCCAGAGTAGTGTATCCCCGAGTAGGGTGCGCACGAAAGGGGTGGAGGAACACAGACCCTTCATGGACGACACGCACTTCCACGTGAACCCCATTAAGATAAACGACGCCAATTTAGAGAAATGCTTTCATGCCATTAAGGACTTATGTAACATAGAGGATGGGAAGCGGGTGAACAGCCCCG CAAGAATCCCACAAGTACCCATAACAGAGGATTcatttttgaacaaaaaatttaatgaggTAGCAGAAAGGAGAGGAATTAAAAACTGGGGAATTGATTGTGACAATAAGATTTTGTACTCGACTTTGAAGGAGTGGGTATGGAATGAAacgagaggagaaaaaaaattcgttaaTTTTAAGCAGCTGCACAAGTATGTGCTTCAGCAGAACTCACTCGTGAGGTATATATGGATTGGAGATACGGGAGATATGGATAAACAGGCTGGGGAGATGATGATTAGGACATATCCACAAAGGATGAAAGCTGTTTTTTTGCATCATGTAAAGGGGAAGGATGATAATACATTGCTTCCAAGTGATTACTTTATTAAGTCtgtacccatttttttctttcgtacATACATCGGTGCTGCTACGAAGGCACATGCATATAACCTGATTGACAAGAAAGGGCTCACGAGGGTACTCGTGCAGGCTGTGCTTGATTTGGAGAAAAGCAGAGCTCCTGCGAGTTCTTCCAAATGGGAGGATCTAATTAAGGACATCATATTGAGTGACGCCATGGATGAATTGGACAAGTATAACGCGGAGACGGTCAACCGGACAAAGAAAATCATCGCGCAGCGCATGCGTGAGATTTCGGAGAGAAAGCTGCACTTTATTAGCTAG
- a CDS encoding nuclear pore associated protein (NLP4;~putative), with translation MSSIIVRLRCEVGMYRIEINRNKRLTDLKNKIAELLNVPVEKQLLFLQEEPNVPLADNGALLEQCNIIHGSVLHLKGEVKPTRSGGNRLDGDGPAGGGSAKWKNDKGGNHKGGNHNECNAESAKIQKGGSGLDGGGHPSREDRLTPQKEKKEEGKTKNEKEKYEKEKYEKEKYEKEKYEKEKNEKEKNEKEKNEKEKNENQANFKSFDYFLKMREYNTTDLPLNLNYQSVFLTKGRFIKIPLSVTLKHQEYRHVDHLELMNVEEVKNFVQYWYTNGCMSEHRVGWMYGYYREDPHYNLGIRAVCECIYEPPQINEVDKVKLLPDDFLDSVDVIANRLGLERIDPMLSNEPVTNAFMVSDLGMALIRSNLVDSTQTDPSVIQLRNPVRNELLPLILEGGKETNKFDADWFIVRINESAPKVVRSLFKNFHFPRENRLHSPTAYDVKEYFASPKLERGTNGMHRCSDFHLILFACRVLDMETALALCDAALSKKEIDPIMEEILTSVKV, from the exons ATGAGCTCCATCATCGTACGCCTAAGGTGCGAAGTTGGAATGTATCGCATCGAAATTAACAGGAACAAAAGACTGACCGAtttgaagaataaaattgcgGAACTATTAAATGTACCAGTAGAGAAACAGCTACTTTTTCTACAGGAGGAACCCAACGTACCGTTGGCAGACAATGGGGCATTGCTGGAGCAGTGTAACATTATCCATGGGTCTGTCCTTCATTTGAAGGGTGAGGTGAAACCAACCAGGAGTGGTGGGAATCGGTTGGATGGTGATGgacctgcggggggggggagtgcCAAGTGGAAGAACGACAAGGGGGGTAACCACAAGGGGGGTAACCACAATGAGTGTAATGCAGAGAGTGCAAAGatccaaaaggggggtagcGGCCTGGATGGGGGTGGTCACCCTTCCCGGGAGGATCGTCTAACCCctcagaaggaaaaaaaagaggaaggaaaaaccaagaacgaaaaggagaagtacgaaaaggagaagtacgaaaaggagaagtacgaaaaggagaagtacgaaaaggagaagaacgaaaaggagaagaacgaaaaagagaagaacgaaaaagagaagaacgAAAACCAGGCGAACTTCAAGTCTTTCGATTACTTCCTAAAAATGAGGGAATATAACACGACGGATCTTCCACTAAATCTAAACTACCAATCCGTATTTCTAACGAAGGGGCGATTCATTAAAATTCCATTAAGTGTAACTCTGAAGCACCAAGAGTATCGTCATGTGGATCACCTCGAGTTGATGAACGTGGAGGAGGTGAAAAACTTCGTGCAGTATTGGTACACCAATGGATGTATGAGCGAACACAGAGTTGGTTGGATGTATGGTTATTACAGGGAAGACCCCCATTACAATTTAGGCATTCGAGCTGTGTGcgaatgtatatatgaacCTCCACAGATAAATGAGGTGGATAAAGTGAAGCTGCTACCGGATGACTTTCTCGACTCTGTTGATGTGATTGCAAACAGATTAGGTCTCGAAAGAATTG ATCCTATGTTAAGTAACGAACCAGTGACGAATGCATTCATGGTGTCCGACTTGGGGATGGCATTAATTCGATCCAATTTGGTGGACTCGACACAAACAGATCCTTCTGTTATACAACTGAGGAACCCTGTGCGCAACGAGCTTCTTCCTTTGATCCTAGAAGGAGGGAAAGAAACGAACAAATTTGATGCGGACTGGTTCATTGTTCGCATTAATGAATCAGCCCCTAAGGTCGTTAggtccctttttaaaaacttccACTTTCCTAGAGAAAATCGGTTGCACTCGCCCACTGCCTACGACGTGAAGGAGTACTTCGCCAGCCCCAAGTTGGAGAGGGGCACCAATGGGATGCACAGGTGCTCCGACTTCCACTTGATTTTGTTCGCCTGCCGCGTGCTCGACATGGAGACCGCGCTCGCTCTCTGCGACGCCGCGCTCAGCAAGAAGGAGATCGACCCCATCATGGAGGAGATCCTCACCTCGGTGAAGGTGTAG
- a CDS encoding cell differentiation protein rcd1 (putative), with protein MVSNDGFASGYKVNNASNVNAGVGNAGSSGNTAGSASGVNSAAGLGSRGGAYRHSTNESSASRGAAGRNAAARGNPSQANPNQGGPNQGGPSQGGPNQGSPNQSGPNQSGPNQGGPNMSTPSQGGPPHNVAVGAPLNSVGQGIAQGSAAAVGGGGHASPQHQGASSSHNTVPPTSNTRNVKNGNAANGISSASSGIGPYIQQSERMPNEANNGNGSGNTESKNRPFEYLRLTSLGVIGALVKVDNPDVINFLLQTEIIPLCLRIMETGSELSKTVATFIVQKILIDELGLNYICATPVRFYAVSTVLSNMINALIENPSSRLLKHIVRCYLRLSENPKALKALRECLPESLRHVHKAFIPCLKEDPYTKKWLLQLLYNINSEDVMHGPGGTHVGTHAGGHGGSHAGSHAGVHGGSHIGSHVGSHVASHAASHAGVHAGSHAAGQVGTQGGGALGMHTREHAGAHATGHVGGYAAATHSGGHGGVSGGHPGGRQGLHGAGGSKSTYAGVSIPASMSEGSSTGGVSGGHGNSGHVGGAHPSGGLVSSSSSRSNSFKDKVHMGSASNPNVSSKAGTAKGMASATTAPSNAAACALSNATPSGNAMNSAANSANGANGANGANSANSANNANNANGAAGANSANNANGAAGATNNTSSGNVTNAPGAHEGSSGGGANGAGKAGINGKTGSNGKSGSSSKAGSNGGSANNNNNNGSNAASGPSH; from the exons ATGGTAAGCAATGACGGTTTTGCCAGTGGATACAAGGTGAATAACGCGAGCAACGTGAATGCCGGTGTTGGGAACGCGGGGTCGAGTGGCAACACTGCAGGAAGCGCGAGCGGCGTCAACAGTGCCGCTGGCCTGGGCTCGAGGGGTGGCGCGTACCGCCACAGCACAAATGAGAGCAGCGCCAGTAGAGGTGCTGCGGGGAGGAACGCCGCCGCGAGGGGCAACCCCAGTCAAGCGAACCCCAATCAGGGCGGCCCCAATCAGGGCGGTCCCAGTCAGGGCGGTCCCAATCAGGGCAGTCCCAATCAGAGCGGCCCCAATCAGAGCGGCCCCAATCAGGGCGGTCCCAACATGAGTACTCCAAGCCAAGGTGGACCACCACACAACGTCGCAGTAGGAGCTCCCCTGAACAGCGTGGGGCAGGGAATTGCACAAGGCAGTGCTGCCGCTGTAGGAGGAGGGGGACACGCCTCCCCCCAACATCAGGGAGCATCGTCCAGCCACAACACCGTTCCTCCCACATCAAACACTCGCAACGTGAAGAACGGCAATGCCGCGAATGGTATCAGCAGTGCATCAAGCGGTATCGGTCCCTACATTCAACAAAGTGAACGCATGCCGAACGAAGCCAACAACGGGAATGGTAGCGGAAACACTG AATCTAAAAATAGACCGTTTGAATATCTACGTCTAACTTCTCTAGGTGTTATTGGTGCATTAGTTAAGGTCGACAACCCCGacgtaattaattttttattgcagaCCGAGATCATCCCACTTTGCTTACGTATTATGGAGACGGGGAGTGAACTGTCCAAAACAGTGGCGACCTTTATTGTCCAAAAAATCCTAATCGACGAATTGGGACTCAACTACATATGTGCCACTCCTGTCAGATTCTATGCCGTGTCGACTGTCCTTTCAAATATGATTAATGCACTGATAGAGAATCCCTCCTCGAGGTTGTTAAAGCACATTGTGAGGTGTTACTTAAGACTGTCAGAAAACCCTAAAGCCTTGAAGGCACTTAGGGAGTGCCTCCCCGAGTCACTGAGACATGTGCACAAGGCTTTCATTCCATGCCTCAAGGAGGACCCCTACACCAAGAAGTGGCTGCTGCAACTACTGTACAATATTAACAGCGAGGATGTCATGCACGGCCCCGGGGGAACCCACGTCGGTACGCACGCCGGTGGTCACGGCGGTAGTCACGCTGGCAGTCACGCTGGGGTGCACGGCGGAAGTCACATCGGCAGTCACGTCGGCAGCCATGTCGCTAGTCACGCCGCTAGTCACGCCGGGGTGCACGCTGGATCACATGCAGCTGGGCAGGTGGGGAcacaaggggggggggccCTTGGTATGCATACGAGGGAACACGCCGGTGCGCATGCCACTGGCCACGTCGGAGGATATGCCGCCGCTACCCACTCAGGAGGACATGGCGGAGTGAGTGGGGGACACCCTGGGGGGAGACAGGGTCTGCACGGTGCCGGCGGTTCCAAGAGCACCTATGCGGGGGTCAGCATTCCGGCGAGCATGAGTGAGGGTTCCTCCACGGGAGGGGTCAGCGGCGGACACGGTAATAGTGGTCATGTTGGTGGGGCGCATCCCAGTGGAGGCCTcgtctcctcctcctccagcAGAAGTAACTCCTTTAAGGACAAAGTGCACATGGGAAGTGCGAGTAACCCGAACGTTAGCAGCAAGGCTGGCACGGCTAAGGGGATGGCAAGCGCGACCACTGCACCGAGTAATGCGGCAGCGTGTGCACTGAGTAATGCTACCCCGAGTGGCAATGCCATGAACAGCGCCGCAAATAGCGCAAATGGAGCAAATGGCGCAAATGGCGCGAATAGCGCGAATAGCGCGAATAACGCGAATAACGCGAATGGTGCAGCCGGCGCGAATAGCGCGAATAACGCGAATGGTGCAGCCGGCGCGACGAACAACACCAGCAGCGGCAACGTGACAAACGCCCCCGGCGCACACGAGGGAAGTAGCGGTGGAGGTGCGAACGGCGCAGGAAAGGCTGGCATTAATGGAAAGACGGGCAGCAATGGAAAGTCAGGCAGCAGCTCAAAGGCAGGTAGCAATGGAGGCAGTgccaacaacaacaacaacaacggaAGCAACGCAGCCAGTGGACCCAGTCATTAA
- a CDS encoding subtilisin-like protease precursor (putative), with the protein MGLTRRIALLLCPWVVQLLIQRTLGSDILANEGKKEKDDVHKIISELRFLQKVETILESSNMSVSDVEADVNAYNPDRDAPREELEKLQDQQEEPEKEINHLRKNPQRRTEKKEASIKNKKALRLIVSENHATSPSFFEESLLQEDVMSFIQSKGKLANLKNLKSIIIDLNDDMTDEELAEYISMLERKGALIESDKLVGADDISLASIKDAVRRGESRLNLDKFHSTMLEVQDGEAKTSHPGSAIGGSDVSDVNGGSDVRGGDSSSDDDILLEGSIHTESYLPGRKTSNSYKFNDEYRNLQWGLDLARLDETQDLINTNRVSVTKICVIDSGIDYNHPDLKGNIDVNMKELYGRRGVDDDNNGVVDDVYGANFVNNSGDPMDDNYHGTHVSGIISAVGNNNIGIVGVDGHSKLIICKALDQHKLGRLGDMFKCIDYCISRKAHMINGSFSFDEYSSIFNASVNHLRSLGILFFVSASNCAHDKLTEPDITKCDLAVNYRYPPILSKTHNNVIAVANLKRDLDDSYSLSVNSFYSNIYCQLAAPGTNIYSTTPFNSYRKLNGTSMASPHVAAIASIIRSINPNLSYVQIVEIMKNAIVKLPSLTEKVSWGGYVDILLAVNLAIDSKSVPYIKSQSWFSTTP; encoded by the exons ATGGGTCTGACGCGAAGAATAGCATTGCTCCTCTGCCCATGGGTAGTCCAACTGCTAATCCAGCGAACCCTCGGAAGTGACATTTTGGCAAAtgaagggaagaaggagaaggatgatgtgcataaaattataagtgaGTTACGGTTCCTACAGAAAGTAGAAACCATTTTGGAGAGTAGCAATATGAGCGTTTCGGATGTAGAGGCAGATGTGAATGCATACAATCCGGATAGGGATGCTCCCAGGGAAGAACTGGAAAAATTGCAAGACCAGCAGGAAGAAcctgaaaaagaaattaatcaCTTACGTAAGAACCCACAAagaagaacagaaaaaaaagaagcatctataaaaaacaaaaaagcatTACGATTAATCGTGAGTGAGAATCATGCCACGAGTCCATCCTTCTTCGAAGAGTCTCTACTTCAGGAAGATGTGATGAGTTTTATCCAGAGTAAAGGGAAGCTAgccaatttaaaaaacttgAAATCTATTATTATTGATTTGAATGACGACATGACGGATGAGGAGTTGGCAGAATATATTAGCATGTTGGAGAGGAAGGGGGCCCTCATAGAATCGGACAAGTTGGTAGGAGCGGATGACATCAGCCTTGCATCTATAAAAGATGCAGTTAGGCGTGGAGAGAGTCGCTTAAATTTGGACAAATTTCACAGCACCATGTTGGAGGTGCAGGACGGGGAGGCGAAGACCAGCCATCCGGGCAGTGCCATCGGTGGGAGCGATGTAAGCGATGTAAACGGTGGAAGCGATGTACGCGGTGGCGACAGCAGCAGCGATGATGACATCCTATTAGAGGGGTCCATACACACGGAGTCCTACCTCCCAGGGAGAAAAACAAGCAATAGTTACAAATTTAACGACGAATATAGAAACCTGCAGTGGGGACTAGACCTTGCCAGGTTAGACGAAACACAGGATCTAATAAACACGAACCGAGTGAGtgtaacaaaaatttgtgtaattGATAGCGGAATCGATTACAATCACCCTGACTTAAAAGGAAACATAGATGTGAATATGAAAGAGCTATATGGACGAAGGGGAGTGGATGATGATAACAATGGAGTCGTTGACGACGTGTATGGAGCGAACTTTGTGAATAACAGTGGTGATCCCATGGATGACAATTATCATGGAACCCATGTATCCGGAATCATTTCCGCTGTTGGGAATAACAACATCGGCATAGTAGGAGTGGATGGACACTCCAAGCTAATCATATGTAAGGCTCTGGATCAGCACAAGTTGGGACGATTAGGGGACATGTTCAAATGTATTGATTATTGTATTAGTAGAAAGGCACATATGATTAATGgtagtttttcttttgatgAATATAGCAGTATCTTTAACGCATCTGTGAATCACTTACGATCCTTGGGAATTCTTTTCTTCGTCTCAGCAAGCAATTGTGCACATGATAAGCTGACCGAACCAGATATCACCAAATGTGATCTTGCCGTTAATTATAGGTACCCCCCTATATTGTCCAAGACACACAATAACGTAATTGCTGTTGCCAATTTGAAGAGAGACCTAGATGACAGTTACTCCTTATCTGTGAACTCTTTTTATAGTAACATCTATTGCCAGCTAGCTGCTCCTGGCACAAACATATACTCTACAACACCCTTCAACAGCTATCGAAAATTGAATGGTACTTCCATGGCATCTCCTCACGTGGCTGCAATCGCTTCTATCATTAGATCTATTAACCCTAATTTGAGTTATGTACAAATTGTGGAGATAATGAAGAACGCCATTGTGAAGCTGCCTTCTCTCACGGAGAAGGTCTCCTGGGGGGGCTACGTGGATATCCTGCTCGCCGTCAACCTAGCCATCGACTCCAAGTCGGTGCCCTACATCAAGTCGCAGTCCTGGTTCAG CACCACCCCTTAA